DNA from Raphanus sativus cultivar WK10039 unplaced genomic scaffold, ASM80110v3 Scaffold1840, whole genome shotgun sequence:
GTAAGAGCCACTGTTAGTAATGCTATTTCTTGTAGGTTTCTGAAGAGTACAAGCTGGCTTCAGATACTCTATACCTTGCAGTGAATCTAGTTGATCGGTTCCTGTCCAACAATTACATTGAAAAACGGAGGCTACAGCTTCTTGGTGTCACTTGCATGCTAATAGCCTCGTGAGTTTCCCCATTTCTAACATTCGCTTTTGCAAATGAGTGTAGAAATGTCAGCACAAGTAAATTAACTAAGACATTATTCTTGTTGAGTCTCTGAAGGAAGTATGAAGAGATATGTGCACCAAGGTTGGAAGAGTTCTGCTTCATTACAGACAATACATACACAAGACTCGAAGTGGTGGCCATGGAGACTCGAGTTTTAAACTTTCTGCACTTTCGTTTATCAGTTCCAACCACCAAAACGTTTCTCAGGTAATACAATGAACGCTATATTTACTTTCAATCTAAACAGTATGTATTATTATAAAGTCATTTTCATCTTCTGCGTTTCAGGCGGTTCATTCAAGCAGCTCAAGCGTCTGATCAGGCTCACCACATTGAGATGAAGTCCTTAGCAAACTATCTTGCAGAACTGACTCTTGTGGAGTATAGTTTTCTAAGGTTCTTGCCGTCTCTAATTGCTGCCTCAGCTGTTTTCTTAGCAAGATGGACGCTCGACCAATCTAAGCATCCTTGGGTGAGCTCACATTACTTAACTGTAAAATGCTTTTTACTTATTCTTTAGTGGGAAGATAAGTTAGTTTATGTGAATGTTATTGCTTACAGAACTCAACTCTACAGCACTATACTAGATATGAGACACCTGCTCTTAAGAACACAGTGCTTGCAATGGAGGATTTGCAGCTCAACACCAGTGGAACCACCCTTGTTGCTGTAAGGAACAAGTATAACCAAGAAAAGGTATGTCCTGGTTGCCCATATCTCCTAAGTGTTTAAGAGATTAGCAAAAACTGACAATGAGTTTTGTCTCATTCTGTTTACAGTTTAAAAGAGTGGCAACACTAACATCTCCTGAACGTGTTACAACACTCTTCTCAAGATGAAACCAGACTTTGAGTTATCCTGATGTGACCAAAAGACATAGCTAAAGGCAAAACCAAGTCAGCGCATCTCACTGGCTTCAACACTTGCATCAGGTGACATTACTTTTGGTCTCTTCTTCAGTAGTGGAATGGTTTATGTAAGTTGTGCTTCTAGGCAATGCCATCTCATGTGAAAATTGTAAAACTAAACATGGTTTTGACACATTGAGATAGTCTCCTTgcctttaaaaatatatatttttaaaaaaaaattgtatttctAGTCCCCTTAACAAAGCAAATAGTTCAAGATATTGCAAGATTCAGTACAAAGTCTAAAAGTCATGTCAGGATCTGAATGATGTATGTTCTGATGCTACAATTCTACATACATATGAACATGTAAAAGTTGTAAAACCAGACATAATTTGATACATTGAAACAATTGTTTTATTTCCAGTACCCTTAATAAAGAAAGTAGCTCAGCTCAAGCCATGGCAAGACTCAGTACAAAGTCATGTCAGGACTTGACTGCTGTCTGTTCTgataatacaaatatttattacattcCATAACACTGAGTTTGGGAACCAAAATGATATCCCAGAAGATGTAAGTACCTGTGGTAACACTCACAGGGCCAAGATAGAGCATATAGCTTGTATGAAAGTGAGAATGAGGAGAAGCACAGCAGCCAAAACAGAAGCAACTGACCAAGGATTTTGGAAATAGTCACGTCTCAGAACCCGCCTTCCACCTGTTCCGTGGTGTGTTGCAGTAAGCGTGTAGGTTCTCAGAGAGGCTCTGAAAGTGAAGTTCTTCACCATAGACAACCTCTTGGCACATGCTATTGAACAACTTTGAAACATCTTCTGCGATTCCAAGATCGTTCACAAAGATCCCACTGCGGATTAGTATGTCTGCACCTACAGGGGATCCAATGAAAAAACTGAGCAGTCTGATGTACTCCATGAAGATCTTATCTGAGCAATGGCATTGTTCGAACACAATGATGTTTCTGTAGATGGGTTCTGTAAAATCATTGATGCTGATAGTAGGAATCTCCAGCACTCCATCAGCAAATTTAAGATCAAGTAAACAACTACTGGTCTCTGCTGGCTTTAACTTAACACCAGCATTGAGAAGCTCGGTTGCTTCCGGTGCATTGAAGACCTTAAATGTTGTGGTTTCTTCCACTTCCATTGGAACCTCTGGCAGATAAAGAGACCTCAAAACATCAACGAGATGATCTGGCTCTGGTTTTAAATTTGCATCATCAATGTTTCTCAAGAAACACCTGAAGAAGTGATGAATTTTCTGTATGACTGAATCTGTTCCTTGTTGGTAGTCAGAAGACAAGATATCAAACAAGCTCTTCACCACAAAAAAGGGTAACTGGTTTTCTATCAAAACCATGTCACGATACACGTCGTAAACCATCCATGGCTTCCCATATATGCGATCGTTCTCGCTTACGAGCCGACGATTACGAAATCTCAGAAAAAATTCAACCAAGAAGCTCCCATCCACAACTAACATTTTCACAAACTCGTCGCTGTTAAGTTCCACATCTTCTGCGTAACAGCTCCTAGCCTTCGCTTCCCACGTCCTTGCAACTCCAACAAGTTGCTCTAAACTAAAGCTTGTTCTAGTGAGAAAGCTCTGCAAGTACCTGTATTTGTGCTCTTCCATGGCTTGGAGCTCTTCTTTACCGTGATGAAACGGACCAATAGACATAACCCGAGGTGAATATGCATCAGGGTTGAGCCTTCGGAGCTTATTGGGTACCTTGTAGATACAACACTTGTTTGAAAGCGGAGACAGAGATTCCAGCTTTGCTTTGATGGAATCTGCAAGGGAACCTGCATCTTCACTCCTCCTATCCATACCTTTCATGTACTCTGAGAAGAAGCGTTTAGAGACGGTATTAAAGAAACAGAAAAACAGagcgagaaagagagaggaatACTCTGAGAAGAAGAGATACAGATTCAGAAGTCATCGTTCGTTTGAAAGGAAGGAACGGAGAAAGACATCAGTAGGCCCtgccaaagagagagagagagagagagtgggtAAAGCGGCAATACACTAATCTAggattattttatattaaataataataataagattggTTTAATATTATTAGATATGCAATGGTTCCATGATTATTGTGAAGCTACAGCTTCTTGGTGTCATTAACACTAGAATCCCATTAGggtctcttaatgatttttttttagtattaaatAGTATTAGTTAAGAACTTAGTTAAGAAACACCAACATTTTTATGCTCCAATACtagtttcttaaaaaaaataattaaacattgTTTTCTTGTAAACAAGCTTACCAAAGTCGGAAGGTGCTTGATACATTTGTTGTCCAACGGTATCCTTGATGATCAAACTCAGCTTTGAAGACATCTTCCATGTCATCGACATCAAATGATTGTGGAAGAAGATCAGCTACATCAAATGAAACCATCAGCTCCTTGGTGCTGGCTGATCCAGTAGTCATGGTACCAAGTGGAGGTCGTCACTTAACAGCTGCAGGGACGAAGAGAGGTGAGGTGAGTTGGGGTTTAGCGTCGAACTAATTTCcataatccctaaaccctaaagaaAATGAAACCAAAGTTGCATACTTGGAACATCCAGGAACAGACCCAAGACAAGAATGCAGCAGATTGGTAATTTCAAAAGGAACAAGAAGTAACCTGGAGCTGATTGTTGGAGAGATGAAGAACAAACAACCCTTGTATCCTCTCCCAAACGCTTCAGGAAGCAACCTCAGAGCTTCATCTTCGTTTGAGGTTTCAGATGTTTTCTCTTGCCATCAATCACTTCATCTTCGTTTTTATTATCACAAGACATTCCTTGCAAAACAGAGCGAGTGTCCACATATCATTATACTAGAGAAGATTGGTTAGTCCGAAGAAGGTTGTTGATAATTTTGCATCGAAACATGCCCTTCTTCCTGTAAACAATCATAATCATTAATAGAATCAATGTAGGCTAGCAATCTGGGAACTCGaaagttttaatcttttttttttttgtgcttagGTTAACAGAGTATGAAAACAGAGAAGAACCTAAGTCGATGCGAAATAGATGGAGAAAAGAGATTGTGTTGATCGGACGGACATACTTGTGTGTGGCCGAGAAAGGAAGATAACATTTTTTCGACTTAGCGATGGCCATTGGTGTCTTCTCGGCTGAGCGCTTTGGTTAGAACCAAATCCAGCAACACTCCTTGGTCAGTAATGAAATAACGCAGCCATGAATCGTGTGCCGACAGAGGAAGAATCTGTAAGAAAGATACAATCCCTGAAAATAAATCGAggattggagaagagaagagaagagaatgaGATCAAGTGCTTGTTTCAGGGATttgatatatatagagagagagagaggagatgtTTCCTTCTCCTATCAACAACACGTGTCCAATAAGAAACTTTCTTCCTCCtcttaatttaatatatctattttcttttttctttaattactAACTACTCTAAAAGACCCCTTAAGAAACAGCGATAATGAGAGTATTATCCTCCTGAGTTCCCACACTTCTAACATTCACTTTTGCAATATGAGTATTAAAAATGTCAGCACAAGTGAATTAACTAAGACACTCTTCTTGTTGAGTCTCTGAAGAAAGTATGAAAGAGATTTGTGCACCAAGGTTGGAGGAGTTTTGCTTCATTCCAGACAATACATACACAAGACTCCAAGTAGTGGCCCTGGAGACTCAGGTTTAAACTTCCTGCGCTTTCGGTTATCAGTTCCCACCACCAAAACGTTTCTCAGATCAAACACTAATACGTTATATTTACTTCAATCTAAACAATATGTAATATTAAGtcaatttcttcttcttcttcttcttcttcttcttcttcttctgctgcgTTTCAGTATGTTCATTCAAGCAGCTCGAGCGTCTGATCAGGCTCACCACATTGAGATGAAGTCCTTAGCAAACTATCTTGCAGAGTTGACTCTTGTTGAATATAGTTTTCTTAGGTTCTTGCCGTCCTTAATTGCTGCCTCGGCTGTTTTTTTAAGCAAGATGGACACTAGACCAATCTAAGCATCCTTGGGTGAGCTCACATGTACTTTACTCTTCAGAGGGAAGATAGTTTTGCTTATGTGAAATGTTATTGCTTAAAGAACTCAACTCTACAGCACTATACTAGATATGAGACGCCTTCTCTTAAGAACACAGTACTTGCAATGGAGGATTTGCAGCTCTAACACCAGTGGAAGCACCCTTGTCGCTGTAAGGAACAAGTATAACCAAGAAAAGGTATGTTCTGGTTGCCCATATCTCCTGTTAGTGTTTAATAAAGTAGCAAAAACTGACAATGAGTTTGGTTTCATTCTGTTTACAGTTTAAAAGAGTGGCAACACTAACATCTCCGGGAAGTGTTACAATACTCTTTCAAGATGAAACCTGGCGTTGAGTTCTCCTGATGTGCCAAAAGAGGCATAACCAAGTCAGCACATCTCACTGGCTTCAACACTTGCATCAGGTGAAATCACTTTTGGTCTCTTCTTCAGTAGTGGAATGGTTTATATAAGTTGTGCTGCTAGGCAAATGCCATCTCATGTGAAAATTGTAAAACTAAACATGATTTTGACACATTGAGATAGTCTCCTTgccttaaatatatatatatattttttaaatgtatttctAGTCCCCTTAACAAAGCAAATAGTTCAAGATATTGCAAGATTCAGTACAAAGTCTGAAAGTCATGTCAGGATCTGAATGATGTATGTTCTGATGCTACAATTCTACATACATATATGAACAtgcaaaaattgtaaaataagaCATAATTTTGATACATTGAGATAGGGGACTGGTGTAGTCGTGACTACGTATAACACAAGTAATCTATTGATTCTTAGAATACCTAGATTAGTTGTATTCTTGAGATAGTTGAGAGTCGAG
Protein-coding regions in this window:
- the LOC108828176 gene encoding cyclin-A2-1 — translated: MRRGSSMQSKANKETISTAKTGQENVRVTRSRAKAALGASISPSKPTFKQAPMHKKRMASDDIKDCCQHKRRSVLKDVTNSLACLDGNNVKASKRDQDVDAEKSKLAEDLSKIRMVESATNSKDGDQKEDGYDFGGYLKPVDIDSNDQDPKFCSLYAANMYDSFHVAELDQRPSTSYMVQVQRDIGPGMRGILIDWLVEVSEEYKLASDTLYLAVNLVDRFLSNNYIEKRRLQLLGVTCMLIASKYEEICAPRLEEFCFITDNTYTRLEVVAMETRVLNFLHFRLSVPTTKTFLRRFIQAAQASDQAHHIEMKSLANYLAELTLVEYSFLRFLPSLIAASAVFLARWTLDQSKHPWNSTLQHYTRYETPALKNTVLAMEDLQLNTSGTTLVAVRNKYNQEKFKRVATLTSPERVTTLFSR